A stretch of the Carassius carassius chromosome 6, fCarCar2.1, whole genome shotgun sequence genome encodes the following:
- the LOC132141926 gene encoding WW domain binding protein 1-like isoform X2, with amino-acid sequence MGLFLYIAGSNSPTEASVYEVLHCEGVNNKSYICETGHCCGESQCCSYYYELWWFWLVWAIIFILSCCCVGHHRRTKHRLQQQQRQREINLIAYREVHNYPSLPSYFRFLPNNLLPDYEEVVHRPATPPPPYSALNADPPAYTSPLTTDQQDVQCVPRQTTPLPPASDMLCSRPSMENIHTSNEYHQKEDCKGEIELEGGRSAQSTLPLEQPPSMDKQNECRKELLRNEAMPEQKERILGRHRKFTGDSGIEVCVCGQGLESPEPKEFEGLLSEEDSEDFCDECGLHSYGEEHQGLLSPENRVERGASPVPQYQPHPVCLCLHTINEQESPQHSNIES; translated from the exons ATGGGCTTGTTTTTATATATCGCTGGATCTAATAGCCCCACCGAGGCCAGTGTCTATGAG GTACTTCACTGTGAGGGTGTGAATAATAAAAGCTACATATGTGAGACGGGACACTGTTGTGGAGAGTCCCAGTGCTGTAGCTACTACTATGAACTCTGGT GGTTCTGGCTGGTGTGGGCCATTATCTTCATCCTGAGCTGCTGTTGTGTCGGTCATCATCGTCGCACCAAACACAGACTGCAGCAACAACAACGACAGCGCGAGATCAACCTCATTGCCTACAGAGAGGTTCACAACTACCCCTCACTGCCCTCCTACTTCA GATTCCTACCCAACAATCTCCTTCCAGACTATGAGGAGGTAGTGCATCGGCCCGCTACGCCACCTCCTCCATACAGTGCCTTAAATGCCGACCCTCCGGCCTACACCAGCCCTTTAACCACTGACCAGCAGGATGTGCAATGCGTACCCAGACAGACCACTCCATTGCCCCCTGCATCTGACATGCTCTGCTCCAGACCCAGCATGGAGAACATCCATACCTCTAATGAGTACCACCAGAAAGAAGACTGCAAGGGCGAGATCGAGTTAGAGGGGGGCAGATCCGCACAGAGCACTCTGCCTTTAGAGCAGCCTCCCAGCATGGACAAACAGAATGAGTGCAGAAAGGAGCTGCTCAGGAATGAGGCAATGCCTGAACAGAAAGAGAGGATTCTGGGAAGGCACCGCAAATTTACAGGGGACTCTGGGATTGAAGTATGTGTTTGTGGGCAAGGCTTGGAGAGCCCTGAGCCCAAAGAATTTGAGGGGCTTTTGAGTGAGGAGGACTCCGAAGATTTCTGCGATGAATGTGGCCTTCATTCCTACGGAGAGGAACATCAGGGACTTCTGTCCCCAGAAAACAGAGTGGAGCGTGGAGCATCTCCTGTGCCTCAATATCAACCTCATCCTGTCTGCCTCTGTTTGCATACGATTAATGAACAAGAGAGTCCACAACATAGCAACATAGAATCATAA
- the LOC132141926 gene encoding WW domain binding protein 1-like isoform X1, with translation MGLFLYIAGSNSPTEASVYEQVLHCEGVNNKSYICETGHCCGESQCCSYYYELWWFWLVWAIIFILSCCCVGHHRRTKHRLQQQQRQREINLIAYREVHNYPSLPSYFRFLPNNLLPDYEEVVHRPATPPPPYSALNADPPAYTSPLTTDQQDVQCVPRQTTPLPPASDMLCSRPSMENIHTSNEYHQKEDCKGEIELEGGRSAQSTLPLEQPPSMDKQNECRKELLRNEAMPEQKERILGRHRKFTGDSGIEVCVCGQGLESPEPKEFEGLLSEEDSEDFCDECGLHSYGEEHQGLLSPENRVERGASPVPQYQPHPVCLCLHTINEQESPQHSNIES, from the exons ATGGGCTTGTTTTTATATATCGCTGGATCTAATAGCCCCACCGAGGCCAGTGTCTATGAG CAGGTACTTCACTGTGAGGGTGTGAATAATAAAAGCTACATATGTGAGACGGGACACTGTTGTGGAGAGTCCCAGTGCTGTAGCTACTACTATGAACTCTGGT GGTTCTGGCTGGTGTGGGCCATTATCTTCATCCTGAGCTGCTGTTGTGTCGGTCATCATCGTCGCACCAAACACAGACTGCAGCAACAACAACGACAGCGCGAGATCAACCTCATTGCCTACAGAGAGGTTCACAACTACCCCTCACTGCCCTCCTACTTCA GATTCCTACCCAACAATCTCCTTCCAGACTATGAGGAGGTAGTGCATCGGCCCGCTACGCCACCTCCTCCATACAGTGCCTTAAATGCCGACCCTCCGGCCTACACCAGCCCTTTAACCACTGACCAGCAGGATGTGCAATGCGTACCCAGACAGACCACTCCATTGCCCCCTGCATCTGACATGCTCTGCTCCAGACCCAGCATGGAGAACATCCATACCTCTAATGAGTACCACCAGAAAGAAGACTGCAAGGGCGAGATCGAGTTAGAGGGGGGCAGATCCGCACAGAGCACTCTGCCTTTAGAGCAGCCTCCCAGCATGGACAAACAGAATGAGTGCAGAAAGGAGCTGCTCAGGAATGAGGCAATGCCTGAACAGAAAGAGAGGATTCTGGGAAGGCACCGCAAATTTACAGGGGACTCTGGGATTGAAGTATGTGTTTGTGGGCAAGGCTTGGAGAGCCCTGAGCCCAAAGAATTTGAGGGGCTTTTGAGTGAGGAGGACTCCGAAGATTTCTGCGATGAATGTGGCCTTCATTCCTACGGAGAGGAACATCAGGGACTTCTGTCCCCAGAAAACAGAGTGGAGCGTGGAGCATCTCCTGTGCCTCAATATCAACCTCATCCTGTCTGCCTCTGTTTGCATACGATTAATGAACAAGAGAGTCCACAACATAGCAACATAGAATCATAA